A single window of Zea mays cultivar B73 chromosome 10, Zm-B73-REFERENCE-NAM-5.0, whole genome shotgun sequence DNA harbors:
- the LOC100276120 gene encoding uncharacterized protein LOC100276120 precursor, with product MAAVRHATVIFLFLTITFAAMANGAGETDPDPARVENPVDCMIGCASQLIGYAMQTMECAAGCAGGGRGNAVEEKHAAVFREAGRRQHGLEN from the coding sequence ATGGCCGCTGTCCGTCATGCCACTGTCATCTTCCTCTTCCTCACCATCACCTTCGCCGCCATGGCCAATGGCGCTGGAGAGACCGACCCGGACCCCGCGCGCGTCGAGAACCCCGTGGACTGCATGATAGGGTGCGCCTCGCAGCTGATCGGCTACGCCATGCAGACGATGGAGTGCGCCGCGGGGTGCGCGGGAGGAGGGAGGGGGAATGCCGTTGAGGAGAAGCACGCGGCCGTCTTTCGTGAGGCCGGCCGTCGTCAGCACGGGCTGGAGAATTAG